The following coding sequences are from one Saprospiraceae bacterium window:
- a CDS encoding T9SS type A sorting domain-containing protein yields MFGEYTGERTVYFKDEAGNIDSCVTLFQAVDEDSICNNTFNFAHVRGLIESRRKLSMSEIPVQLISNNTLSAETNGNGRYSFMNMPLGGSYQVKPLYDFNHLDGVTTFDIVQIQKHILGIKEFDDPLKYVAADVNNNKRVTGSDISEIRKLILGIQSSFTNNTSWRFITKSYSFQDPYNPLAENFEEAFEIQKLNRNYYADFVGIKIGDIDDSNHQFGLASTTTRSKNIESISMMDAELQKAESYVIEVPFASIRNWDGVQIALQFDRAVCNIEELVFDNSNLIKPENVNLLDNGVVVLSWADVSHRWTKEDNASLKVKIKLQSNAKLSNILSILNNGFLSECYTVSGESKSLQLEFNSDAFSDDLRLYQNIPNPFQHATVVPFFINYNAHITCTVTDMNGKTVYVESGNYDKGYHEINIQKKQLPSSGIYYYHLQTDKNRVFRRMILID; encoded by the coding sequence ATGTTTGGAGAGTATACCGGCGAGAGAACAGTGTACTTCAAAGATGAGGCAGGCAACATCGATTCATGTGTTACATTATTCCAGGCTGTGGATGAAGATTCAATCTGTAACAATACATTCAACTTCGCACATGTCAGAGGTTTGATAGAATCTCGCAGAAAATTGTCCATGAGCGAAATACCGGTGCAGTTGATCAGCAATAATACTTTGTCTGCAGAAACGAATGGAAATGGACGCTATTCATTTATGAATATGCCTTTGGGCGGTTCTTATCAGGTGAAACCTCTGTATGATTTCAATCATCTCGATGGAGTCACCACATTTGATATCGTGCAAATCCAAAAGCACATATTAGGAATAAAAGAATTTGATGATCCTCTGAAATATGTAGCAGCTGATGTAAACAATAACAAAAGAGTGACTGGGTCAGATATTTCGGAAATCAGGAAACTGATACTAGGAATTCAATCTTCGTTTACGAATAATACTTCTTGGAGGTTTATTACAAAATCTTATTCGTTCCAGGATCCGTACAATCCATTGGCAGAAAATTTCGAAGAAGCATTTGAAATTCAGAAGCTGAATCGTAATTATTATGCGGATTTTGTGGGCATCAAAATTGGAGATATTGATGATTCAAATCACCAGTTTGGTCTGGCTTCTACTACAACCAGAAGCAAGAATATAGAATCTATTTCTATGATGGATGCAGAGTTGCAGAAGGCAGAGTCATATGTTATTGAAGTTCCATTTGCTTCAATCAGAAACTGGGATGGAGTCCAAATAGCATTGCAGTTTGACAGGGCGGTTTGTAATATAGAAGAGTTGGTATTTGACAATTCAAATTTGATTAAACCTGAAAACGTTAATTTGCTGGATAATGGAGTTGTCGTATTGTCTTGGGCAGATGTTTCCCATCGCTGGACCAAAGAAGATAATGCCTCGTTGAAAGTAAAGATCAAGTTGCAGTCTAATGCAAAATTATCTAATATATTAAGTATATTGAATAATGGATTTTTGTCAGAATGTTATACGGTTTCCGGTGAGAGTAAATCACTACAGTTGGAGTTCAATTCAGATGCATTTAGCGACGACTTGAGATTGTATCAAAACATTCCGAATCCATTCCAACATGCTACAGTAGTACCATTCTTTATCAACTATAATGCGCATATAACGTGTACTGTTACGGATATGAATGGAAAGACAGTCTACGTTGAATCTGGAAATTATGATAAGGGTTATCATGAGATCAATATTCAGAAAAAGCAATTGCCTTCAAGTGGTATTTACTATTACCATCTCCAAACTGATAAAAATAGAGTATTCAGGAGAATGATCTTAATCGATTAA
- a CDS encoding arginine decarboxylase: protein MVNRYFDLIDQTYYFPQEGFDLEKDELVFNGIPLMSLIEKYGTPFKMTYLPRIGEQIKRARNLFNKSIKASSYKGKYHYCYCTKCCHFSYVLEEVLQHDVQIETSSAFDIDLVLNLYKNGKLSKDHIIVNNGFKTENYLDNIAQLINSGFKNVIPVLDNKFEIDALETRIQKKCKVGVRVATEEEPSFEFYTSRLGIRSSEIVQFCKEKLKKNKKFELYMLHFFVDTGIKDTVYYWGELKRGIKTYIELKKQFPSLKAINIGGGLPIRNSLGFEFDYKYMIQSIVSMLKEACEEDGVDEPDIFTEFGKYTVGESGATIFSVLEQKQQNDSEIWYMVDNSLMNTLPDSWGIAERFILLPINKWYNEYRRINIGGISCDNSDYYNREAQNQQLFLPQYDRQDKEPLYLGFFHTGAYQDALSGYGGIKHCLIPSPKHIIVDRDENGNIVDWVYSEQQTARDMLHILGYK from the coding sequence ATGGTAAATCGATATTTTGATCTCATAGACCAAACCTACTACTTTCCGCAAGAAGGTTTTGATTTGGAAAAAGATGAATTGGTATTTAATGGCATACCATTAATGTCATTGATAGAAAAATACGGGACACCATTTAAGATGACATATCTTCCCAGAATTGGTGAACAAATTAAGCGGGCCAGAAATCTTTTCAATAAGTCAATAAAAGCTTCTTCTTACAAAGGAAAATATCATTATTGCTATTGTACAAAATGTTGTCATTTTTCATATGTATTGGAAGAAGTATTGCAACACGATGTGCAGATCGAAACATCTTCTGCTTTTGACATAGATCTGGTACTTAATTTGTACAAAAATGGAAAGCTGAGCAAGGATCATATTATTGTAAATAATGGTTTCAAAACTGAAAATTATCTGGACAATATTGCCCAATTGATCAATTCAGGTTTCAAAAATGTGATCCCTGTATTAGATAATAAGTTTGAAATAGATGCTTTAGAAACAAGGATACAGAAAAAATGTAAAGTTGGTGTAAGAGTTGCAACGGAAGAAGAACCAAGCTTCGAATTTTATACATCTCGACTGGGAATAAGATCTTCGGAGATAGTGCAGTTTTGTAAAGAGAAGTTGAAGAAGAACAAAAAGTTTGAGCTGTATATGCTTCATTTTTTTGTGGATACTGGGATCAAAGATACCGTTTATTATTGGGGAGAACTAAAGCGTGGGATCAAAACTTATATTGAACTCAAAAAACAGTTTCCTTCGCTCAAAGCAATTAATATAGGAGGTGGATTGCCGATCAGAAATTCCTTAGGTTTTGAATTCGATTATAAGTATATGATTCAATCCATCGTTTCTATGTTGAAAGAGGCATGCGAGGAAGACGGTGTAGATGAACCCGATATCTTTACAGAATTTGGAAAATATACTGTGGGTGAAAGTGGTGCTACGATCTTTTCTGTATTGGAACAAAAACAACAGAATGATTCGGAGATATGGTACATGGTTGACAATTCATTGATGAATACACTGCCTGACAGTTGGGGAATTGCCGAACGATTTATCTTACTGCCAATCAATAAATGGTATAATGAATACCGTCGAATCAATATAGGAGGAATCAGTTGTGATAATTCGGATTATTACAATCGGGAGGCCCAAAATCAACAGCTCTTTTTACCTCAGTATGACAGGCAAGATAAAGAACCTTTGTATCTTGGATTTTTTCACACCGGAGCATATCAAGATGCGTTATCAGGATATGGTGGAATCAAGCATTGTCTGATTCCATCACCAAAGCACATTATTGTGGACCGCGACGAGAACGGAAATATCGTGGATTGGGTGTATAGTGAGCAGCAAACTGCAAGAGACATGCTGCATATTCTGGGATATAAATGA
- the speB gene encoding agmatinase: MKCTSENYAGIEDQYARFDKAGVVLTSIPYDGTSTWGKGADKGFGAFRFASENMELYDIETNSEPYKVGVYMNKPLKVKKLSPEEMVEKTYKHTSELLKSKKFLTFFGGEHSISIGVLRAYAEKHKSMTVLQLDAHTDLRQEYNGTKYNHACAVAEAQKSCNLLQVGIRSMDISEKKYLQKGKVFFAHEIMSNDTWMNECIRKMTKDVFITLDLDVFDSSLMPSTGTPEPGGMQWYQVLKFLKLVFTKRNVIGFDIVELAPNKHNPAPDFLVAKLYYKMLAYKFYAKK, translated from the coding sequence ATGAAGTGTACTTCGGAAAATTATGCAGGCATCGAAGATCAGTATGCTCGATTTGATAAGGCTGGAGTGGTTTTGACATCCATTCCTTATGATGGTACAAGCACATGGGGCAAAGGTGCAGATAAAGGATTTGGAGCGTTTCGTTTTGCTTCAGAAAATATGGAACTCTACGATATTGAGACCAATAGCGAGCCATATAAAGTTGGAGTATACATGAATAAGCCTCTCAAGGTCAAAAAATTAAGTCCTGAGGAGATGGTAGAAAAAACGTATAAGCATACCTCAGAATTGTTGAAAAGTAAAAAGTTTTTAACATTTTTTGGAGGTGAGCATTCAATTTCAATTGGAGTGTTGAGGGCATATGCTGAAAAGCACAAAAGCATGACTGTATTGCAGTTGGATGCTCATACTGATCTAAGACAAGAGTATAATGGTACTAAATATAATCATGCGTGTGCTGTAGCAGAAGCTCAAAAAAGCTGTAATCTACTTCAAGTTGGGATAAGAAGTATGGATATTTCTGAGAAGAAGTATTTACAAAAAGGAAAAGTATTTTTTGCTCATGAAATCATGTCTAACGATACCTGGATGAATGAGTGTATCAGGAAAATGACCAAAGATGTTTTCATTACTTTGGATTTAGATGTTTTTGATTCATCATTGATGCCTAGTACAGGTACTCCTGAACCGGGCGGAATGCAGTGGTATCAAGTCCTGAAATTTTTAAAACTGGTTTTCACCAAGCGGAATGTCATTGGATTCGATATTGTAGAATTGGCTCCAAATAAACATAACCCTGCTCCAGACTTTTTAGTAGCAAAACTCTACTATAAAATGCTTGCTTACAAATTTTATGCAAAAAAATAA
- a CDS encoding deoxyhypusine synthase family protein yields the protein MNKGPISQFITHHYRHFNAAALVDAAKGYEQHIIEGGKMMVTLAGAMSTAELGVSLAEMIRAGKVDIISCTGANLEEDLMNLVAHSHYKRIPNYRDLTPQEEWNLLEKGLNRVTDTCIPEEEAFRRLQTHIYDIWKKAEQTGERYLPHEYMFQMINSGVLKQYYEIDPKNSWMIAAAERNLPIVVGGWEDSTMANIFASYVIKGELKASTMKSGIEYMVFLADWYKKNSGGKGVGFFQIGGGIAGDFPICVVPMMYQDLEWHDVPFWSYFCQISDSTTSYGSYSGAVPNEKITWGKLDIHTPKYIVESDATIVAPLIFAYVLGW from the coding sequence ATGAATAAGGGTCCTATATCACAGTTTATTACACATCATTATCGACATTTTAATGCAGCAGCATTGGTGGATGCAGCGAAGGGTTACGAACAACATATCATAGAAGGTGGAAAAATGATGGTGACTTTAGCAGGTGCAATGAGTACCGCAGAACTTGGTGTTTCACTTGCAGAGATGATTCGAGCAGGAAAAGTGGATATTATATCTTGTACCGGCGCTAACCTCGAAGAAGATTTGATGAATCTTGTAGCACACAGTCATTACAAAAGGATACCTAATTATCGCGACCTAACTCCCCAGGAAGAATGGAATCTGCTGGAAAAAGGTCTCAATCGCGTGACGGATACATGTATTCCTGAAGAAGAAGCTTTTCGCCGATTGCAAACACACATTTATGATATTTGGAAAAAAGCCGAACAAACAGGAGAGAGATACCTCCCACATGAATACATGTTTCAAATGATCAATAGCGGTGTATTAAAGCAATATTATGAAATTGATCCTAAAAATTCTTGGATGATTGCTGCAGCAGAAAGGAACCTGCCGATCGTAGTAGGTGGCTGGGAAGATTCTACCATGGCCAATATTTTTGCATCTTACGTGATCAAAGGTGAGTTGAAAGCTTCTACGATGAAAAGCGGAATTGAATATATGGTTTTTTTGGCGGATTGGTATAAGAAGAATTCTGGTGGAAAAGGAGTGGGTTTTTTTCAGATAGGAGGAGGTATCGCAGGAGATTTTCCTATTTGTGTTGTACCTATGATGTACCAGGATTTGGAATGGCATGATGTTCCTTTTTGGAGTTATTTTTGTCAAATTAGTGACAGTACAACTTCATATGGTTCTTATTCTGGAGCAGTGCCTAATGAAAAGATTACCTGGGGTAAATTGGATATTCATACACCAAAATACATCGTTGAATCAGATGCTACTATAGTAGCACCATTGATTTTTGCATATGTATTAGGTTGGTAA
- a CDS encoding PQQ-dependent sugar dehydrogenase has product MFNNIFQNIFLLIAVLFAQISHAQNKIILKELVSGLSLPVEIANCGDERLFIVEKAGRIKIIENNKLEDSLFLNIVDRVNSKNGEQGLLGLAFDPNFLQNGYFYVNYTDKSSNEGKTTISRFSVSSSDKNKAIPSSEKIIMSIPQPFTNHNGGCLRFGPDGFLYIGMGDGGSANDPMNNGQSTKTRLGKILRIDVSDTSSYKVPQDNPFINDTNYLPEIWAYGLRNPWRFSFDRLNHDLWIGDVGQGMWEEINLEKANSTGGKNYGWRCYEGNHAFIQTGCNSSTVYTPPIFEYVHSSTTGLSITGGFVYRGKLCPYLTGKYIYGDYDSGRIWGLDSLENGSFSNELLYDFKDKELSTFGEDKHGELFMASIVAGKIYQLLDSCNYVTRYQTKDATCEESLDGKIELYVPTNSTILWQNGQKTPTIYMLSPGDYGFELKYNYCIWRDTLTVGVLPKQKACLKDSISKMLCSGDSLNLESCNSNTTILYFWYKNNTLNFATSDSTYNVKDAAYYSVQWLDTLGCYSLVSDSIFVSTYPQPITPILSAERDTICTNAVGNLYYWFLDTKPLDTTTTPCIVGKTKGNYSVFMVDTNGCNSANSKPLFFDPLSIQDPFNEQMIVISPQPAKDIIRIECHHLNCKIESVQVYNFQGQSITIYPLKLNEMTMNVSPLIPGKYVLKIKINGKEYSKLIVKE; this is encoded by the coding sequence ATGTTCAATAATATTTTCCAAAATATTTTTCTTTTGATAGCAGTGCTTTTTGCACAAATATCCCATGCGCAAAATAAAATAATTTTGAAGGAGCTAGTAAGCGGTCTTTCTTTACCTGTTGAAATAGCAAACTGCGGTGATGAGAGACTATTTATTGTAGAAAAAGCAGGAAGAATAAAAATTATTGAAAATAACAAATTAGAAGATTCACTATTTCTAAATATTGTAGACAGGGTCAATTCAAAGAATGGTGAGCAAGGATTATTAGGATTGGCTTTTGATCCGAACTTTCTTCAAAATGGGTATTTTTATGTCAATTATACCGACAAATCATCAAATGAAGGGAAGACTACCATTTCAAGATTTTCTGTAAGTTCCTCGGATAAAAATAAAGCAATTCCTTCTTCCGAAAAAATTATCATGTCTATTCCCCAGCCTTTTACAAATCACAATGGAGGTTGTCTGAGATTTGGGCCTGACGGATTTCTATACATTGGCATGGGTGATGGTGGAAGCGCAAATGACCCAATGAATAATGGTCAAAGCACAAAAACCAGGCTCGGAAAAATATTGAGAATAGATGTGAGTGATACCAGTAGCTACAAAGTGCCACAAGACAACCCGTTCATTAATGATACCAATTATCTTCCTGAAATCTGGGCTTATGGATTGAGAAATCCATGGAGATTTAGTTTTGATAGATTGAATCATGATTTATGGATCGGAGATGTTGGTCAGGGAATGTGGGAAGAAATTAATCTCGAGAAAGCAAATAGTACAGGAGGTAAAAATTATGGCTGGCGATGTTATGAAGGAAATCATGCATTTATTCAGACAGGATGCAACAGTAGTACAGTTTATACACCACCAATCTTTGAATATGTGCATTCATCCACTACTGGATTATCCATTACCGGAGGATTTGTTTATCGAGGAAAACTATGTCCCTATTTAACAGGAAAGTATATTTATGGTGACTATGATTCTGGCAGAATCTGGGGCCTGGATTCGTTAGAAAATGGCAGTTTTTCAAATGAACTCCTATACGATTTCAAAGACAAGGAGCTTTCGACCTTTGGTGAAGATAAGCATGGTGAGTTGTTTATGGCATCCATTGTAGCCGGCAAGATTTATCAATTATTAGATTCTTGCAATTATGTAACTCGTTATCAAACTAAAGACGCTACCTGTGAAGAATCACTTGATGGAAAAATCGAATTATATGTACCGACTAACAGCACAATTCTCTGGCAAAATGGTCAAAAAACTCCCACTATTTACATGTTGTCACCTGGCGATTACGGATTTGAATTAAAATATAATTATTGCATATGGAGAGACACATTAACTGTTGGTGTTCTACCTAAGCAAAAAGCATGTTTGAAAGATAGTATTTCAAAAATGCTTTGTTCAGGAGATTCTTTGAATTTAGAGTCCTGCAATTCAAATACAACGATATTGTATTTCTGGTATAAAAATAATACTTTAAATTTTGCAACATCTGACTCCACATATAATGTCAAAGATGCTGCATATTATTCAGTGCAATGGCTGGACACATTAGGTTGCTATTCTTTGGTTTCGGATTCCATCTTTGTAAGTACATATCCTCAACCTATAACACCGATACTCAGTGCTGAACGTGACACAATTTGTACAAATGCAGTCGGTAATTTATACTATTGGTTTCTAGACACAAAACCATTGGACACTACAACTACTCCATGCATTGTAGGTAAAACAAAGGGAAATTATAGTGTATTCATGGTTGACACAAATGGATGTAATAGTGCAAATTCCAAGCCTTTATTCTTTGATCCATTATCCATCCAGGACCCATTCAATGAACAAATGATTGTAATCAGTCCTCAACCAGCTAAAGATATCATTCGCATTGAATGTCATCATCTCAATTGCAAAATAGAATCTGTCCAGGTTTACAATTTCCAAGGACAATCCATCACGATATATCCTTTGAAACTAAATGAGATGACAATGAATGTATCTCCACTAATTCCAGGCAAATACGTTTTGAAAATTAAAATAAATGGAAAAGAATATTCCAAACTAATCGTAAAAGAATAG